Proteins encoded by one window of Flagellimonas lutaonensis:
- a CDS encoding RNA polymerase sigma factor yields MERKDTFGHLSDEELVAKVVAKNDTFLFGILYDRYAKMVYNKCYGFAKSEDEAEDLTQDVFLRLFIKLASFQGRSKFSTWLYSFTYNFCVNYVNRDKGRKMKDQSVPIDDKEYKLAAEVPDKSIYEMKAHKLERALGTLAPEDKSILLLKYQDGASIKDLCILFEIGESAVKMRLKRAKARLVEIYNTLK; encoded by the coding sequence TTGGAGAGAAAAGACACATTTGGCCATTTGTCAGATGAAGAATTAGTGGCAAAAGTCGTTGCCAAGAACGATACTTTTTTGTTTGGCATTCTGTACGATCGGTACGCCAAGATGGTATACAACAAATGCTATGGGTTCGCCAAATCGGAAGATGAGGCCGAAGATCTTACACAAGATGTTTTTTTAAGGTTGTTCATAAAGCTGGCCTCTTTTCAGGGCAGGTCAAAATTTTCGACTTGGCTTTATTCGTTTACCTACAACTTTTGTGTAAACTATGTAAACCGTGACAAGGGTAGAAAGATGAAAGACCAATCGGTGCCCATAGATGACAAAGAGTATAAATTGGCGGCAGAGGTGCCCGATAAGAGCATTTACGAAATGAAGGCCCATAAGCTTGAAAGGGCCTTGGGCACATTGGCACCTGAAGATAAATCGATTTTGTTGCTAAAATATCAAGACGGCGCTTCGATCAAAGATTTGTGTATTTTGTTCGAAATAGGCGAGAGTGCGGTCAAAATGCGCCTGAAAAGGGCCAAGGCCAGACTTGTTGAAATCTATAATACGTTGAAATAG
- a CDS encoding mechanosensitive ion channel family protein has translation METYREALSESLENLLSGAAEVLPKIILGIMGLILAWLVMKIILFILKRVLKAAKIDTVSQKVADAKLFGDKEIKIDLLKIILGTVRILLILLFAVVIAEVLGLTPISEGIMAMFGYLPTLISAILILVGGLYLASLVKKGTLALFESMGIGGSKVISSVLFYLITFFISITALNQAGINTDIITSNFTMILGAFLLAAALGFGLGARDVFSDLMKMFYMRKIYMVGDKISFDNVEGTIEAIDNTTITLKTRDGKLVVPIKDLTSNRVSLKQ, from the coding sequence ATGGAAACATATAGGGAAGCGCTTTCGGAAAGTCTGGAAAACCTACTGTCAGGGGCAGCAGAGGTACTTCCAAAGATCATTTTGGGCATTATGGGTCTGATTCTCGCTTGGCTGGTGATGAAAATCATCCTTTTTATCTTGAAAAGGGTATTAAAGGCGGCGAAGATCGATACGGTTTCACAAAAGGTGGCCGATGCAAAGCTGTTCGGTGACAAAGAGATCAAGATAGACCTGTTGAAAATTATCTTGGGAACGGTTCGCATACTGCTCATATTGCTCTTTGCCGTGGTGATAGCCGAAGTACTCGGTTTAACGCCTATTTCAGAGGGTATAATGGCCATGTTCGGGTATTTGCCCACATTGATAAGTGCCATTTTGATCTTGGTAGGGGGCCTTTACCTTGCCTCGTTGGTAAAAAAGGGCACCCTTGCCCTGTTTGAATCCATGGGCATTGGCGGCTCAAAAGTGATCAGCAGTGTATTGTTCTACCTGATAACCTTCTTTATTTCAATTACGGCCCTTAACCAAGCGGGTATCAACACCGATATCATTACCAGCAACTTTACCATGATACTTGGCGCCTTTTTACTGGCAGCAGCCCTTGGTTTCGGACTTGGGGCCAGGGATGTATTCTCTGACCTGATGAAGATGTTCTACATGCGAAAGATATACATGGTGGGTGACAAAATCTCTTTTGACAACGTAGAAGGTACCATTGAGGCCATTGACAATACGACCATTACACTCAAGACCCGTGATGGTAAATTGGTCGTGCCCATAAAGGATTTGACCTCAAACAGGGTTTCCCTGAAGCAGTAA
- a CDS encoding ClpP family protease, translated as MSSKKGKVQELIQERLLEERKVFLWGMVDDDSAKHVIERLLYLDLINNKEIQLVINSPGGYVTSGFAIYDTIGQIKSPVSTVCSGLAASMGSILLSAGKKGRRFIQPHAKVMIHQPSGGARGQASNIEIQAREILKTKELGAKILAENCGQDFEKVMRDFDRDYWMSAEESVEYGIVDKILE; from the coding sequence ATGAGTTCTAAAAAAGGAAAAGTACAAGAGCTAATACAAGAGCGATTACTCGAAGAAAGAAAGGTTTTTCTATGGGGTATGGTAGATGACGATTCTGCCAAGCACGTGATTGAACGCCTATTATACCTTGACCTTATCAACAATAAGGAGATTCAATTGGTCATCAATAGCCCTGGAGGTTATGTGACTTCTGGTTTTGCGATATACGATACCATTGGGCAAATTAAAAGTCCCGTTTCCACCGTTTGTTCTGGTCTAGCGGCCTCAATGGGCTCAATTTTGCTGTCAGCGGGCAAAAAGGGCCGAAGATTTATACAGCCACATGCAAAGGTAATGATCCACCAGCCCAGTGGCGGGGCCCGAGGGCAAGCCTCAAATATTGAGATTCAGGCCCGTGAAATTCTAAAAACCAAAGAATTGGGAGCCAAGATACTGGCCGAAAACTGTGGACAGGATTTTGAAAAAGTGATGAGGGATTTTGACCGTGACTATTGGATGAGCGCCGAAGAATCGGTTGAATACGGAATTGTAGATAAGATTTTGGAATAA
- a CDS encoding cryptochrome/photolyase family protein has translation MKKLRLILGDQLNRHHSWFNEVNDEITYLMAEMRQETNYVKHHIQKVVAFFMAMRNFSSELQENGHNVIYLKINDGENPQELPKIITKFLQEIEAEKFEYQLPDEHRLDEQLTKICKNLDIETEAFDTEHFCTDREELKRFFKGKKQLVMENFYRHMRKKHDIMMVNGQPDGGKWNFDQSNRKKWAGNPEIPHERGFRKDATQIVSEIEKAGIKTFGSINNEQFSWPTSRTDALSVLNHFCKKLLVHFGDYQDAMHTDEKFLFHSRLSFAMNSKMLSPKEVIKKVLDHYYENTADIHISQVEGFVRQILGWREFMRGVYWKEMPHYAKLNELENHNPLPDFFWTGKTKMNCLKHAIGQSLEKAYAHHIQRLMVIGNFALLAQVDPDEVDGWYLGVYIDAIEWVEITNTRGMSQYADGGIIATKPYVSSANYINKMGNYCKGCHYSHTKKLGSGACPFNALYWNFLEEKKDHFKDNQRMAMMLNLLEKKDKSELSDLRQRAREIIENPDTF, from the coding sequence TTGAAAAAACTGCGACTGATATTGGGCGACCAGTTGAACCGACACCATAGTTGGTTTAATGAGGTCAACGACGAGATTACATACCTAATGGCCGAGATGAGGCAAGAGACCAATTATGTCAAACACCATATTCAAAAGGTGGTTGCTTTCTTTATGGCCATGCGCAATTTCTCCTCCGAATTACAGGAAAACGGGCATAACGTCATATATCTGAAGATAAACGATGGGGAGAATCCTCAAGAGCTCCCAAAAATTATAACTAAGTTTTTACAAGAGATCGAAGCAGAAAAATTCGAGTACCAACTGCCCGATGAGCATCGATTGGATGAACAACTGACTAAAATCTGCAAAAATCTTGATATAGAGACCGAAGCCTTTGATACAGAACACTTTTGTACAGATCGTGAAGAACTGAAACGTTTTTTCAAGGGGAAGAAACAGCTCGTCATGGAAAATTTCTACCGCCATATGCGGAAGAAACACGACATTATGATGGTGAACGGGCAACCCGATGGTGGCAAATGGAATTTTGACCAAAGCAATCGAAAAAAATGGGCGGGGAATCCCGAGATTCCTCATGAAAGGGGATTTCGAAAAGATGCTACCCAGATTGTTTCAGAAATTGAGAAAGCAGGCATCAAAACCTTTGGCAGTATCAATAACGAACAGTTCAGTTGGCCCACTTCTAGAACGGATGCCCTTTCTGTGCTGAACCATTTTTGCAAAAAACTGTTGGTGCATTTTGGCGATTACCAAGATGCCATGCACACCGATGAAAAATTTCTTTTCCATTCGCGGTTATCATTTGCCATGAACAGCAAGATGCTTTCTCCGAAAGAAGTCATTAAAAAAGTTTTGGACCATTACTATGAAAACACGGCAGACATCCATATTTCCCAAGTCGAAGGTTTTGTCCGTCAGATACTTGGTTGGCGAGAATTCATGAGAGGTGTCTATTGGAAAGAAATGCCCCACTATGCGAAACTGAACGAACTGGAAAACCACAACCCCCTACCCGATTTCTTCTGGACGGGAAAAACAAAGATGAACTGCCTGAAGCATGCCATTGGCCAAAGCCTCGAAAAGGCTTATGCTCACCATATACAGCGTTTGATGGTCATCGGCAACTTTGCCCTATTGGCCCAAGTAGACCCTGATGAAGTGGATGGCTGGTACCTTGGCGTCTATATAGATGCTATCGAATGGGTTGAAATTACCAATACAAGGGGCATGAGCCAATATGCAGATGGGGGTATTATAGCCACAAAACCGTATGTAAGCAGTGCCAACTATATCAACAAAATGGGCAATTATTGTAAGGGCTGCCATTATAGCCATACAAAAAAACTAGGGTCAGGCGCATGCCCCTTCAATGCACTTTACTGGAATTTTCTGGAAGAAAAAAAAGACCATTTCAAAGACAACCAACGTATGGCCATGATGCTCAATCTTTTGGAAAAAAAAGACAAAAGCGAACTATCAGATTTAAGGCAACGGGCCAGGGAGATTATCGAAAATCCTGATACGTTTTAA
- a CDS encoding DASH family cryptochrome — protein sequence MSHLIWFQNNLRVHDNTVLAEACQAQKLLAVYFFDPRNFDLGDFGFKKTEKYRARFLLESAATLKQNLASLNISLLVYHDKPEAVLPKLVEEHGVTDIFMQKEWTRDETVVLKKVKQKIRPTVIFHEIFDQFLLHPADSPFYSFADVPDVFTDFRKRIENRASIRAMVPIPKKMPEENLIEESSSLPDLPKLGLQEFTSDQRTAFPYKGGEDQALKRIDYYFWETQRLKSYKKTRNGLLGPNYSSKLSPWLANGSISARYIYWQIREFEQKIIKNQDTYWLFFELLWRDYFKYISLKYGDKIFWQSGIFDRKLEWKNDTKVLQDWISGKTSEPFVNANMLELVNSGWMSNRGRQNVASYWSKSLKQDWRIGAAYFESLLLDYDVHSNWGNWLYVSGVGNDGRDRKFNIQRQAEMYDRNGTYQRLWLQPSLF from the coding sequence ATGAGCCACCTGATTTGGTTTCAGAACAATCTACGCGTACATGACAATACTGTTTTGGCCGAAGCCTGTCAAGCCCAAAAGTTACTGGCCGTTTACTTTTTTGACCCCAGAAATTTCGATCTCGGTGATTTTGGCTTTAAAAAAACCGAAAAATACCGTGCAAGGTTTCTATTAGAATCTGCGGCAACCTTAAAACAGAACCTCGCCTCGCTGAACATTAGTTTGTTGGTCTACCACGACAAACCAGAAGCGGTGCTGCCAAAACTTGTCGAGGAACATGGGGTAACGGACATTTTTATGCAAAAGGAATGGACACGCGATGAGACAGTGGTTCTCAAAAAAGTCAAACAGAAAATACGGCCGACTGTTATCTTCCATGAAATTTTTGACCAGTTTCTTCTGCATCCGGCAGATTCGCCCTTTTATAGTTTTGCCGATGTGCCCGATGTGTTCACCGATTTCCGCAAAAGAATTGAAAACAGGGCTTCAATACGAGCCATGGTGCCGATTCCAAAAAAAATGCCGGAAGAGAATTTAATTGAAGAGAGCTCATCTTTACCGGATTTGCCAAAATTGGGGCTCCAAGAGTTTACTTCAGATCAAAGAACGGCCTTCCCCTACAAAGGAGGTGAAGACCAAGCCTTGAAACGGATAGATTACTATTTCTGGGAAACCCAAAGACTGAAATCCTATAAGAAGACCCGAAACGGCCTGTTGGGGCCCAATTACAGTTCAAAACTCTCGCCATGGCTAGCCAATGGAAGCATTTCTGCCCGCTATATCTACTGGCAAATAAGAGAATTTGAACAGAAAATCATTAAAAACCAAGATACCTATTGGCTTTTTTTTGAGTTGTTATGGCGTGACTATTTCAAATACATTTCATTGAAGTATGGCGACAAAATCTTTTGGCAGAGCGGAATTTTTGATAGAAAGCTGGAGTGGAAAAACGACACCAAGGTGTTGCAAGATTGGATTTCGGGGAAAACAAGCGAACCCTTTGTAAACGCCAATATGCTGGAGCTCGTAAATTCCGGGTGGATGAGCAATCGCGGCCGCCAAAATGTGGCCAGCTATTGGTCAAAAAGTCTTAAGCAAGATTGGCGCATTGGGGCAGCCTATTTTGAGAGCCTACTGCTCGACTACGATGTGCACAGCAACTGGGGCAACTGGCTCTATGTAAGTGGCGTGGGCAACGATGGCAGAGACCGAAAATTCAACATACAACGCCAAGCCGAGATGTACGACCGAAATGGCACCTACCAACGGCTCTGGTTACAACCTTCATTATTTTAA
- a CDS encoding DUF2256 domain-containing protein — translation MRCKKILLPEKICPVCHRPFSWRAKWKRNWEHVKYCSERCKRNKK, via the coding sequence ATGAGGTGTAAAAAAATACTTCTGCCAGAAAAAATCTGTCCTGTTTGCCATAGACCCTTTAGTTGGAGGGCGAAATGGAAAAGAAATTGGGAACACGTGAAATATTGTAGTGAACGCTGTAAAAGAAACAAGAAATGA
- a CDS encoding FAD-dependent oxidoreductase encodes MPQSPKNIAIVGSGLVGSLLAIYLRKFGHQVTIFDRRPDIRTIEFSGRSINLAMSNRGWKALREVDIEDEIRKIAIPLYRRAMHVPDKPLYFQNYGLEGEAIWSLSRGVLNRKMIDLAESEGAVFRFNEKVWDVNLPEAKLYTGETEKSEWQEYDFDIVFGCDGAFSRVRHKMQRRSRFDYSQDFIDVGYKELTIPPNEDGTHKLDKNSFHIWPRGRFMLIAMPNIDGSFTCTLFLPFEGAVSFESLTTEQEAKAFFKEHFPNVRKVIDNLIRDFFKNPTSAMVTMKCYPWTYWDKVALVGDSAHAIVPFYGQGMNAGFEDIFVLSQLMKKHNDDWETIFQEYQRERKPNADAIAELSHRNFMEMSSKTADPDFLLQKKIEKWFYEKHPDKWIPVYSRVTFSERPYTEALAIGDHQEKIMQEVMKMPNIHKIWNSEEVERKILSLL; translated from the coding sequence ATGCCACAAAGCCCTAAGAACATTGCCATTGTTGGATCGGGCTTGGTGGGCTCGTTGTTGGCCATCTACCTTCGAAAATTCGGTCACCAAGTGACCATTTTTGACCGTCGACCCGATATCAGAACCATTGAGTTTTCAGGGAGGTCTATCAACTTGGCCATGAGCAATAGGGGTTGGAAGGCCCTACGAGAGGTAGATATCGAGGATGAAATCAGAAAAATAGCCATTCCATTGTACCGGAGGGCCATGCACGTGCCCGACAAACCGTTGTATTTTCAAAACTATGGATTGGAAGGGGAAGCGATATGGTCGCTTTCGCGCGGTGTGTTGAACAGAAAGATGATAGACCTGGCCGAAAGCGAAGGTGCCGTCTTCAGGTTCAATGAAAAGGTATGGGACGTCAACTTGCCAGAGGCCAAATTATACACGGGCGAAACCGAGAAAAGTGAATGGCAAGAATATGATTTCGATATTGTTTTTGGCTGTGACGGCGCATTTTCTAGGGTGCGCCACAAAATGCAGCGGCGTAGCCGTTTTGATTATTCGCAAGACTTCATCGATGTTGGCTATAAAGAACTGACCATTCCCCCGAACGAGGATGGAACCCACAAACTCGACAAGAACTCTTTTCATATTTGGCCCAGGGGAAGGTTCATGCTGATTGCCATGCCCAATATTGACGGCAGCTTTACCTGCACACTTTTTTTGCCCTTTGAGGGGGCCGTTTCTTTTGAGAGCCTAACCACCGAGCAAGAGGCCAAGGCCTTTTTTAAAGAACATTTTCCGAATGTCAGAAAGGTCATCGATAACCTGATCCGTGATTTTTTCAAGAATCCTACCAGTGCTATGGTGACCATGAAATGTTACCCGTGGACCTATTGGGACAAAGTGGCCCTTGTCGGCGACTCTGCGCATGCCATTGTGCCCTTTTACGGACAGGGAATGAATGCGGGTTTTGAAGATATTTTTGTGCTGAGCCAATTGATGAAGAAGCATAACGATGATTGGGAGACCATTTTTCAAGAATATCAAAGGGAGCGAAAGCCCAATGCCGATGCCATTGCCGAGCTCAGCCACCGCAATTTCATGGAAATGAGCAGCAAGACAGCGGACCCTGATTTTTTGTTGCAGAAAAAAATTGAGAAATGGTTTTATGAGAAACATCCGGACAAATGGATCCCTGTCTATAGCCGTGTAACCTTTTCTGAACGCCCCTATACCGAGGCGCTGGCCATCGGCGACCATCAAGAGAAAATTATGCAAGAGGTCATGAAAATGCCCAACATCCATAAAATATGGAACAGTGAAGAGGTGGAACGGAAAATATTGTCCTTGCTTTAG
- a CDS encoding zinc ribbon domain-containing protein: protein MAKKTEATVEEKLRALYDLQLIDSRVDEIRNVRGELPLEVEDLEDEVQGLKTRIDKLKTDVETINYEISAKKNLIEESKALIKKYSEQQKNVRNSREFNSLSKEIEFQELEIQLAEKNIKEFKAQIEQKKEVISETKEKLTEREAHLKHKKSELDAILAETEKEEKALLKKSEEFEEKIEERLVKAYKRIRHNVKNGLAVVPVERGASGGSFFTIPPQVQVEIASRKKIITDEHSGRILVDPKLAEEEQEKMEALFAKI, encoded by the coding sequence ATGGCAAAAAAAACTGAAGCGACCGTAGAGGAGAAATTAAGGGCCCTTTACGATTTGCAACTTATAGACTCTCGTGTTGATGAGATTCGAAACGTTAGGGGCGAGCTGCCTTTGGAGGTAGAGGATCTCGAAGACGAGGTACAGGGTCTAAAAACCCGAATCGATAAGTTAAAGACCGATGTTGAGACCATCAACTACGAAATATCGGCAAAGAAAAATTTGATTGAAGAGTCAAAAGCCCTGATCAAGAAATATTCAGAGCAGCAAAAAAATGTGCGAAACAGCCGCGAATTCAATTCTTTGAGCAAAGAAATCGAATTTCAAGAGCTTGAAATTCAGTTGGCCGAGAAAAACATCAAAGAATTCAAGGCCCAGATAGAACAGAAAAAAGAGGTCATTTCAGAGACCAAAGAGAAACTGACCGAAAGAGAGGCCCATCTAAAACACAAGAAAAGTGAGTTGGATGCCATCTTGGCCGAAACTGAAAAAGAAGAAAAGGCCCTTTTGAAAAAATCGGAGGAGTTCGAAGAAAAAATCGAGGAAAGACTCGTAAAGGCATACAAGCGTATACGCCACAATGTGAAGAACGGCTTGGCCGTGGTACCCGTTGAAAGGGGTGCATCTGGCGGTTCTTTCTTCACCATTCCACCGCAGGTTCAGGTAGAGATCGCTTCACGCAAAAAAATCATTACCGACGAGCACAGTGGCAGAATCTTGGTCGACCCCAAATTAGCTGAGGAAGAGCAAGAAAAAATGGAAGCACTTTTCGCCAAGATTTAG
- a CDS encoding Nif3-like dinuclear metal center hexameric protein, whose protein sequence is MKVKHIIEHLEELAPLHYAEDFDNTGLLVGNAEQEVTGILISHDTLENVVEEAMAKNCNMIVSFHPIIFAGLKRLTGSSYVERTVIKAIENKIAILAIHTALDNAIDGVNAKICQALGLKNCRILLPKTGTIKKLTTFIPKKDADLLRNKLFEAGAGNIGNYENCSFSVDGMGSFKPQEGANPTIGKIGETHYESETQINITFASHLEKNILRTLFRHHPYEEVAYEITTLDNTNQKLGMGMVGELESPVAEKAFLRFVKERMQTGCVRHSALLGKKVKKVAVLGGSGAFAIRAAKQAGADVFITADLKYHQFYEGEGQLVLMDIGHFESERFTKNLIYDFLTKKIPNFAIALSESDTNPIKYF, encoded by the coding sequence ATGAAAGTTAAGCATATCATCGAACATCTTGAAGAACTTGCTCCCTTGCACTATGCCGAGGACTTTGACAATACGGGGCTTCTGGTGGGAAACGCCGAACAAGAGGTCACGGGCATCTTGATTTCTCACGACACCCTGGAAAATGTTGTCGAAGAGGCCATGGCCAAAAACTGTAACATGATCGTCAGTTTTCATCCCATAATCTTCGCTGGGCTGAAACGGCTGACAGGTAGCAGCTATGTTGAGAGAACGGTTATCAAGGCCATTGAGAACAAGATAGCCATTTTAGCCATCCATACGGCTCTTGACAATGCAATCGATGGGGTCAACGCCAAAATTTGCCAGGCACTGGGCCTCAAAAATTGCCGCATTCTCTTGCCAAAAACAGGCACCATAAAAAAACTGACCACCTTCATACCAAAAAAAGATGCTGATCTTCTGCGGAACAAATTGTTCGAGGCAGGAGCCGGAAATATTGGAAATTATGAAAACTGTAGCTTTTCTGTGGATGGAATGGGTAGCTTCAAGCCCCAAGAAGGCGCCAACCCGACCATTGGTAAAATTGGTGAGACACATTACGAATCTGAAACCCAAATCAACATCACCTTTGCCTCACACCTAGAAAAAAATATCTTACGCACGCTGTTCAGGCATCACCCCTATGAAGAAGTGGCCTATGAAATCACCACCCTCGACAATACCAACCAAAAACTGGGCATGGGCATGGTAGGCGAACTCGAATCGCCGGTAGCGGAGAAAGCCTTTTTACGGTTCGTGAAAGAACGCATGCAAACGGGCTGTGTACGACATTCGGCCCTGTTGGGCAAAAAGGTAAAAAAAGTGGCCGTCTTGGGGGGCAGTGGTGCATTTGCCATAAGGGCCGCAAAGCAGGCCGGTGCTGACGTATTCATTACCGCCGACCTGAAATACCACCAGTTTTATGAGGGAGAGGGCCAGTTGGTATTGATGGATATCGGACATTTTGAATCTGAACGGTTTACAAAAAATCTGATATACGATTTTCTTACGAAAAAAATCCCTAATTTTGCAATCGCTTTATCGGAAAGTGATACTAATCCCATCAAGTATTTTTAG
- the lpxK gene encoding tetraacyldisaccharide 4'-kinase, with the protein MYLLRVMAFPLSLLYAAAVYLRNFLYDIKLFRSKSFVTPTICIGNLSVGGSGKTPMAEYLVEMLKDSHELAVLSRGYRRKSKGFVLADAQSTVAELGDESYQLHKKFSEVTVAVDADRRRGIATLEKRVRPDIILLDDAFQHRRVKAGLSILLTPFGKLYVDDWYLPTGNLRDAKKEARRADLIIVTKCPHEIDGRERESITNKLNPQLHQKVLFSGLAYDEKVRSNNRSCDLAILKGMSMALVTGIANPQPLVEHLKESGLEFVHLKYADHHYFSKNDLKKFKKFEVVLTTEKDFSRLEGKLDNVLYLPVRHRFLNNDAAILQQRVVHFLKHCSRF; encoded by the coding sequence ATGTACTTACTACGGGTCATGGCTTTTCCGTTGTCACTTCTCTACGCGGCGGCGGTGTATCTGCGCAACTTTCTGTATGATATCAAGCTGTTCAGGTCAAAAAGTTTTGTCACCCCTACCATTTGCATTGGTAACCTGAGCGTTGGCGGTTCTGGAAAGACACCCATGGCCGAATACCTGGTAGAAATGCTCAAAGACAGTCATGAATTGGCCGTTCTCAGCAGGGGTTACCGCCGAAAGTCAAAGGGCTTTGTTTTGGCCGATGCACAGTCTACGGTTGCGGAATTGGGAGACGAATCTTACCAGTTGCACAAGAAATTCTCTGAAGTGACGGTTGCCGTGGATGCCGATAGAAGAAGGGGTATTGCCACTTTGGAAAAGCGTGTGCGCCCCGATATTATCTTGTTGGATGATGCTTTTCAGCACCGCCGTGTGAAGGCAGGTCTTTCAATACTGCTAACACCCTTTGGAAAGTTGTATGTGGATGATTGGTACCTGCCTACGGGCAACCTTCGTGATGCGAAGAAAGAAGCCAGAAGGGCAGACCTTATTATTGTGACGAAATGCCCACATGAAATTGATGGGCGCGAACGGGAGTCCATCACAAACAAACTAAATCCACAATTGCATCAAAAGGTACTTTTCAGCGGTTTGGCCTATGATGAAAAAGTAAGGAGCAACAACCGATCGTGCGATTTGGCAATCCTAAAGGGAATGTCGATGGCGTTGGTAACGGGCATTGCCAATCCACAGCCATTGGTCGAACATTTAAAGGAAAGCGGTCTAGAGTTCGTTCACCTGAAATACGCCGACCACCACTACTTTTCTAAAAATGACCTGAAAAAATTCAAAAAATTTGAAGTGGTGTTAACGACGGAAAAAGATTTTAGTCGTTTGGAAGGCAAGCTCGACAATGTATTGTACCTACCGGTAAGGCACCGATTTTTAAATAACGATGCAGCGATTCTCCAACAACGGGTCGTCCATTTTCTCAAGCATTGTTCTCGATTTTAG